CACAGCGATTTCGGAGGTGAGGTAGAGAGGGTGCTGAATATGGCTGACGGCGTGCTTTTACTGGTTGATGCCTTTGAAGGCCCCATGCCGCAGACCCGTTTTGTTTTGCAGAAGGCACTGGCCCTGAATCTCAAGCCCATTGTGGTGATCAACAAAGTGGACAAGCCCAACTGCGATCCCGAAGGGGTTCAGGAAGCCGTTTTTGACCTGATGTTCAACCTCGATGCCACAGAGGATCAGCTTAATTTTCCCACTGTCTTCGGTTCGTCCAAGGAAGGATGGATGGGCCCTGACTGGAGAAAACCCACCAAGGACATTACCTATCTTCTCGACACCATTCTGGAGTACATTCCACCTCCCAAAGTCGGTGAAGGTACCCTGCAGCTGCAAATCACCTCTCTCGATTATTCGAGCTATGTAGGAAGAATTGCTGTAGGACGTCTCTCACGCGGGGTATTGCGCTGGGGCATGAATGTTTCTCTCATTAAACAGGACGGACGCGTTTTCAAGAGTAAGGTTAAAGAATTGTACGTATTTGAAGGCCTGGGAAAAGAAAAGGTCAAAACGGATGTTTACCCGGGAGAAATCTGCGCCATACTGGGAATCGATGATTTCGAAATCGGGGATACTATTGCTGATTTTGACAACCCTGAACCTCTGAAACCTTTGCAGATTGATGAGCCAACTATCAGCAT
The window above is part of the Bacteroidales bacterium genome. Proteins encoded here:
- a CDS encoding GTP-binding protein — encoded protein: MQNIRNIAIIAHVDHGKTTLVDRMLYQAKLFRDNQNPGELILDSNELERERGITILAKNVSVRYKGIKINIIDTPGHSDFGGEVERVLNMADGVLLLVDAFEGPMPQTRFVLQKALALNLKPIVVINKVDKPNCDPEGVQEAVFDLMFNLDATEDQLNFPTVFGSSKEGWMGPDWRKPTKDITYLLDTILEYIPPPKVGEGTLQLQITSLDYSSYVGRIAVGRLSRGVLRWGMNVSLIKQDGRVFKSKVKELYVFEGLGKEKVKTDVYPGEICAILGIDDFEIGDTIADFDNPEPLKPLQIDEPTIS